A stretch of the Streptomyces sp. NBC_01428 genome encodes the following:
- a CDS encoding DNA translocase FtsK: MASRQSAAKKPPAKKAAAPTKAPAKKAPAKKAAAKKAPARRTAAKRPAPAPVPSPTAGVYRLVRALWLGVAHAVGATFRGIGRGAKGLDPAHRKDGVALLLLGIALIVAAGTWSNLRGPVGDLVEMLVTGAFGRLDLLVPIFLGVIAARLIRHPEQPEANGRIVIGLSALAIGVLGQVHIACGSPARSDGMQAIRDAGGLIGWGASTPLTYTMGDVLAVPLLVLLTIFGLLVVTATPVNAIPQRLRLLGQKLGIVQADFDEDAFGDDDERYDEQWREATPARSRRRPQAPDAYDPDHAEQDALTKRRSRPRRPGAQQPDMNRPMDAVDVAAAAAAALDGAVLHGMPPSPLVADLTQGVSVERDGYEETTPVPAARAKGPVPGAKRPKQEALPSEGVVPDLTKAAPDAPRDLPPRAEQLQLSGDITYSLPSLDLLERGGPGKTRSAANDAVVASLQNVFREFKVDAAVTGFTRGPTVTRYEVELGPAVKVERITALTKNIAYAVASPDVRIISPIPGKSAVGIEIPNTDREMVNLGDVLRLADAAEDDHPMLVALGKDVEGGYVMANLAKMPHVLVAGATGSGKSSCINCLITSVMVRATPEDVRMVLVDPKRVELTAYEGIPHLITPIITNPKRAAEALQWVVREMDLRYDDLAAFGYRHIDDFNAAIRSGKVKLPEGSERELTPYPYLLVIVDELADLMMVAPRDVEDAIVRITQLARAAGIHLVLATQRPSVDVVTGLIKANVPSRLAFATSSLADSRVILDQPGAEKLIGKGDGLFLPMGANKPTRMQGAFVTEDEVAAVVQHCKDQMAPVFREDVTVGTKQKKEIDEDIGDDLDLLCAAAELVVTSQFGSTSMLQRKLRVGFAKAGRLMDLMESRGIVGPSEGSKARDVLVKADELDGVLAVIRGEAGA; the protein is encoded by the coding sequence ATGGCCTCACGTCAGTCCGCAGCCAAGAAGCCGCCCGCGAAGAAGGCGGCCGCTCCGACGAAGGCTCCGGCGAAGAAGGCCCCCGCGAAAAAGGCAGCCGCCAAGAAGGCGCCTGCCAGGAGGACCGCGGCCAAGAGGCCCGCTCCCGCGCCGGTGCCCAGCCCGACCGCGGGCGTGTACCGACTGGTGCGCGCCCTGTGGCTGGGTGTCGCCCATGCCGTCGGAGCGACCTTCCGCGGCATAGGGCGGGGGGCCAAGGGCCTCGACCCGGCCCACCGCAAGGACGGGGTCGCGCTCCTGCTGCTCGGCATCGCGCTGATCGTCGCGGCGGGAACCTGGTCCAACCTGCGGGGCCCGGTCGGCGACCTCGTCGAGATGCTCGTCACCGGTGCCTTCGGGCGCCTCGACCTGCTCGTGCCGATATTCCTCGGCGTCATCGCGGCCCGGCTCATCCGCCACCCCGAGCAGCCCGAGGCCAACGGACGCATCGTCATCGGTCTGTCCGCGCTCGCGATCGGTGTGCTTGGACAGGTCCACATCGCGTGCGGGTCGCCCGCGCGCAGCGACGGCATGCAGGCCATAAGGGACGCCGGCGGACTCATCGGCTGGGGTGCCTCCACCCCGCTGACGTACACGATGGGCGACGTCCTCGCCGTGCCGCTCCTCGTGCTGCTCACGATCTTCGGGCTGCTGGTCGTCACGGCCACCCCGGTCAACGCGATCCCGCAGCGGCTGCGACTGCTCGGCCAGAAGCTCGGCATCGTCCAGGCCGACTTCGACGAGGACGCGTTCGGCGACGACGACGAGCGCTACGACGAGCAGTGGCGCGAGGCGACCCCGGCACGTTCCCGCAGACGCCCGCAGGCTCCCGACGCGTACGACCCCGACCACGCCGAGCAGGACGCGCTCACCAAGCGGCGGAGCCGGCCCCGGCGGCCCGGCGCGCAGCAGCCCGACATGAACCGGCCGATGGACGCCGTGGACGTCGCGGCGGCGGCCGCCGCCGCGCTCGACGGCGCCGTGCTGCACGGGATGCCGCCCTCGCCGCTGGTCGCCGACCTGACGCAGGGCGTCAGCGTGGAGCGCGACGGCTACGAGGAGACCACGCCGGTGCCCGCCGCCCGCGCCAAGGGCCCGGTGCCGGGAGCCAAGCGTCCGAAGCAGGAGGCCCTGCCCTCCGAGGGGGTCGTGCCCGACCTCACCAAGGCGGCCCCCGACGCACCCCGCGACCTGCCTCCGCGCGCGGAGCAGCTCCAGCTCTCCGGGGACATCACGTACTCGCTGCCCTCGCTCGACCTCCTGGAGCGCGGCGGCCCGGGCAAGACGCGCAGCGCCGCCAACGACGCGGTGGTCGCCTCCCTCCAGAACGTCTTCCGGGAGTTCAAGGTCGACGCGGCCGTCACCGGCTTCACGCGCGGTCCGACCGTCACGCGCTACGAGGTCGAGCTCGGCCCCGCCGTGAAGGTCGAGCGGATCACCGCACTGACCAAGAACATCGCGTACGCGGTCGCCAGCCCCGACGTGCGGATCATCAGCCCGATCCCCGGCAAGTCCGCGGTCGGCATCGAGATCCCCAACACCGACCGTGAGATGGTCAACCTCGGCGACGTGCTGCGGCTCGCCGACGCCGCCGAGGACGACCACCCGATGCTGGTCGCACTCGGCAAGGACGTCGAGGGCGGCTACGTGATGGCCAACCTCGCGAAGATGCCGCACGTGCTGGTCGCCGGCGCCACCGGCTCCGGCAAGTCCTCGTGCATCAACTGCCTCATCACCTCGGTCATGGTCCGCGCGACCCCCGAGGACGTGCGGATGGTCCTGGTCGACCCCAAGCGCGTCGAGCTGACCGCCTACGAGGGCATCCCGCACCTGATCACGCCGATCATCACCAACCCGAAGCGGGCCGCCGAGGCACTCCAGTGGGTCGTCCGCGAGATGGACCTGCGCTACGACGACCTCGCCGCGTTCGGGTACCGGCACATCGACGACTTCAACGCGGCCATCCGCAGCGGCAAGGTCAAGCTGCCCGAGGGCAGCGAGCGCGAGCTGACCCCGTACCCGTACCTCCTGGTGATCGTCGACGAGCTGGCCGACCTGATGATGGTCGCCCCGCGTGACGTCGAGGACGCGATCGTGCGCATCACCCAGCTCGCGCGCGCCGCCGGCATCCACCTGGTGCTCGCCACGCAGCGCCCGTCGGTGGACGTCGTCACCGGTCTGATCAAGGCGAACGTGCCCTCCCGGCTCGCCTTCGCCACGTCCTCGCTCGCCGACTCGCGCGTCATCCTCGACCAGCCCGGCGCCGAGAAGCTCATCGGCAAGGGCGACGGGCTCTTCCTGCCGATGGGGGCCAACAAGCCCACGCGTATGCAGGGCGCCTTCGTCACGGAGGACGAGGTCGCCGCGGTCGTGCAGCACTGCAAGGACCAGATGGCGCCCGTCTTCCGGGAGGACGTCACCGTGGGCACCAAGCAGAAGAAGGAGATCGACGAGGACATCGGCGACGACCTCGACCTGCTGTGCGCGGCGGCCGAACTGGTCGTCACCTCGCAGTTCGGGTCCACCTCGATGCTCCAGCGCAAGCTGCGGGTCGGCTTCGCCAAGGCGGGCCGCCTGATGGACCTGATGGAGTCGCGCGGCATCGTCGGACCGAGCGAGGGATCCAAGGCCCGCGACGTGCTCGTGAAGGCGGACGAGCTCGACGGAGTGTTGGCCGTGATTCGCGGGGAAGCAGGAGCTTAG
- a CDS encoding Dps family protein, with the protein MYVVKSPLSDADLKTVAEALQGALVDLVDLSLVAKQVHWNVVGPRFRSVHLQLDEVVDTARLHSDTVAERAATLGVPPDGRAATVATSSGIGVTPDGWIKDEDAVAALVDALGAVITRMRERVGSTGEPDPVSQDIFIGITADLEKHHWMFQAENG; encoded by the coding sequence ATGTACGTCGTGAAGAGCCCCCTGTCCGACGCGGACCTGAAGACCGTCGCCGAGGCCTTGCAGGGCGCCCTGGTCGACCTGGTGGACCTCTCCCTCGTCGCGAAGCAGGTGCACTGGAACGTCGTGGGGCCCCGTTTCCGCTCCGTCCACCTGCAGCTCGACGAGGTCGTGGACACCGCGCGCCTGCACTCCGACACCGTCGCCGAGCGTGCCGCGACGCTGGGCGTCCCGCCGGACGGACGCGCCGCGACGGTGGCGACCAGCAGCGGCATCGGCGTGACCCCCGACGGCTGGATCAAGGACGAGGACGCCGTGGCGGCCCTCGTCGACGCGCTCGGCGCCGTGATCACCCGGATGCGGGAACGCGTGGGCTCCACCGGTGAGCCGGACCCGGTGAGCCAGGACATCTTCATCGGCATCACGGCCGACCTGGAGAAGCACCACTGGATGTTCCAGGCGGAGAACGGCTGA
- a CDS encoding SDR family NAD(P)-dependent oxidoreductase: MTLAAYDLTGRTAFVTGAASGIGRASALLLAEAGATVHCADRDAQGLHETATLIKDQGGTAHTHHIDVADRAQVQQAVASCDRVDVMAAVAGIMHSSPVLETRDEDLDRVLSVNFKGVLHACQEAARAMIAQGVRGSIVTMASGAIDTGGPGLFCYSVSKAAVVQLTKTLATEVGPHGIRVNAVAPGWVRTPMTDHHGEKQAHTEAFMARLSPLGRVGEPEDIAHAVLHLASDASGFTTGQILRPNGGVAMPW; the protein is encoded by the coding sequence ATGACCCTCGCCGCGTACGACCTCACCGGACGCACCGCCTTCGTCACCGGCGCGGCGAGCGGCATCGGCCGCGCGTCGGCACTCCTGCTCGCGGAGGCGGGCGCCACCGTCCATTGCGCGGACCGGGACGCACAGGGTCTCCACGAGACGGCGACCCTGATCAAGGACCAGGGCGGAACGGCCCACACCCACCACATCGACGTCGCCGACCGTGCCCAGGTCCAGCAGGCCGTCGCCTCGTGCGACCGCGTCGACGTCATGGCCGCGGTCGCCGGGATCATGCACAGCAGCCCCGTCCTGGAGACCAGGGACGAGGACCTCGACCGGGTGTTGAGCGTCAATTTCAAGGGAGTGCTGCACGCTTGCCAGGAGGCCGCGCGCGCCATGATCGCGCAGGGAGTCCGGGGCAGCATCGTCACGATGGCGTCGGGCGCGATCGACACCGGCGGGCCGGGCCTGTTCTGCTACAGCGTGTCCAAGGCGGCCGTCGTCCAGCTGACGAAGACGCTCGCCACGGAGGTCGGTCCGCACGGGATCCGCGTCAACGCGGTCGCACCCGGCTGGGTCCGCACGCCCATGACCGATCACCACGGCGAGAAGCAGGCCCACACCGAGGCGTTCATGGCCCGCCTCTCACCGCTGGGCCGCGTCGGAGAGCCCGAGGACATCGCCCACGCCGTGCTGCACCTGGCCTCGGACGCCTCGGGGTTCACCACGGGCCAGATCCTCCGCCCCAACGGCGGCGTCGCGATGCCCTGGTAG
- a CDS encoding CinA family protein, which yields MTSAATEVVRLLTVRGETLAVAESLTGGLVAAELTAVPGASKAFRGSVTAYATPLKHQLLGVDATLLAQRGAVDPQVAAQMAAGVRTALGADWGIATTGVAGPDPQDGQPVGTVYVAVAGPSGGTFPAPGGGKVAPLRLNGGRAEIRMESVRSVLALLLEELAGEQTGNERAQDTEQNGGF from the coding sequence GTGACGTCCGCGGCCACCGAGGTGGTGCGACTACTCACGGTGAGGGGAGAGACCCTCGCCGTCGCCGAGTCGCTCACCGGTGGCCTGGTGGCGGCCGAGCTCACGGCGGTGCCGGGCGCCTCGAAGGCGTTCCGGGGCTCCGTGACCGCGTACGCCACCCCGCTCAAGCACCAGCTGCTGGGTGTCGACGCCACTCTGCTGGCCCAGCGCGGGGCGGTGGATCCGCAGGTCGCGGCCCAGATGGCGGCCGGGGTGCGCACGGCGCTCGGTGCGGACTGGGGGATCGCGACCACCGGCGTCGCCGGTCCGGATCCCCAGGACGGCCAGCCGGTCGGCACGGTGTACGTGGCCGTCGCGGGACCCTCCGGCGGGACATTTCCTGCCCCTGGCGGCGGGAAAGTGGCGCCACTGCGGTTGAACGGTGGCCGTGCGGAAATCCGTATGGAGAGTGTACGCAGCGTGCTCGCCCTGCTCCTGGAGGAGCTGGCGGGCGAACAGACCGGGAACGAGCGGGCACAGGATACGGAACAGAACGGGGGGTTTTGA
- a CDS encoding response regulator, with protein sequence MVQKAKILLVDDRPENLLALEAILSALDQTLVRASSGEEALKALLTDDFAVILLDVQMPGMDGFETAAHIKRRERTRDIPIIFLTAINHGPHHTFRGYAAGAVDYISKPFDPWVLRAKVSVFVELYMKNCQLREQAALLRLQLEGGGGKATLGDTKEPAGLLAELSARLAAVEEQAEALSKQLDDDSADAAAVATAAHLERKLTGLRRALDALEPGTGSAPPLPSQS encoded by the coding sequence ATGGTGCAGAAGGCCAAGATCCTCCTGGTCGATGACCGGCCGGAGAATCTGCTGGCGCTGGAGGCGATCCTCTCCGCGCTCGATCAGACACTGGTGCGGGCATCGTCCGGGGAGGAAGCGCTCAAGGCGCTGCTCACGGACGACTTCGCGGTCATCCTGCTGGACGTCCAGATGCCGGGCATGGACGGTTTCGAGACCGCCGCGCACATCAAGCGGCGTGAGCGGACCCGGGACATCCCGATCATCTTCCTCACCGCCATCAACCACGGCCCCCACCACACCTTCCGGGGGTACGCGGCCGGCGCTGTGGACTACATCTCCAAACCGTTCGACCCGTGGGTGCTGCGCGCGAAGGTCTCGGTCTTCGTCGAGCTGTACATGAAGAACTGCCAACTCCGGGAGCAGGCGGCCCTGCTGCGGCTCCAGCTGGAGGGTGGCGGCGGCAAGGCGACGCTCGGCGACACCAAGGAGCCCGCCGGTCTTCTCGCCGAACTGTCCGCGCGGCTCGCGGCCGTTGAGGAGCAGGCGGAGGCGCTGTCCAAGCAGCTGGACGACGACTCCGCGGACGCGGCGGCGGTCGCGACGGCCGCCCACCTCGAACGCAAGCTGACCGGACTCCGCAGAGCGCTGGACGCCCTGGAGCCGGGCACCGGGAGCGCACCGCCGCTGCCGTCGCAGAGCTGA
- a CDS encoding helix-turn-helix domain-containing protein encodes MSIGNSPDGNTPEDERPFEDDSAVERISVGRALQQARIDAGLTVDDVSNATRVRITIIHAIEQDDFTPCGGDVYARGHIRTLARAVQLDPAPLLAQYDADHGGRPAPTPAAPLFEAERIRPERRGPNWTAAMVAAIVAVIGFVGFTVVKGGDSGDDSKTQVAEGSTPTASKAASPTANASKPADPKPDPSDSAIAAAPQDKVTVRVSAPDGRSWISAKDHNGRMLFDGLLNQGESKTFQDSSKINLILGDAGAIQLYVNGKKIEDDFRPGAVERLTYTKGDPQVG; translated from the coding sequence GTGTCCATCGGCAACTCCCCTGACGGCAACACCCCCGAAGACGAGCGTCCGTTCGAAGACGACAGTGCGGTCGAGCGGATCTCGGTCGGCCGCGCCCTCCAGCAGGCGCGCATCGACGCCGGCCTGACCGTCGACGACGTCAGCAACGCCACCCGCGTCCGCATCACGATCATCCACGCCATCGAACAGGACGACTTCACCCCGTGCGGCGGCGACGTCTACGCCCGCGGCCACATCCGGACGCTGGCTCGCGCCGTCCAGCTCGATCCGGCACCCCTCCTCGCCCAGTACGACGCCGACCACGGCGGACGTCCCGCGCCGACGCCCGCCGCCCCGCTCTTCGAGGCGGAACGCATCCGTCCCGAGCGGCGCGGACCGAACTGGACGGCCGCCATGGTCGCCGCGATCGTCGCGGTGATCGGCTTCGTCGGGTTCACCGTCGTCAAGGGGGGCGACAGCGGCGACGACTCGAAGACCCAGGTCGCCGAAGGCTCGACGCCCACCGCCAGCAAGGCCGCCTCGCCCACCGCGAACGCCAGCAAGCCCGCCGACCCGAAGCCGGACCCGTCCGACAGCGCCATCGCGGCCGCCCCGCAGGACAAGGTGACCGTACGGGTCAGTGCCCCGGACGGACGCAGCTGGATCTCCGCCAAGGACCACAACGGCCGGATGCTCTTCGACGGCCTGCTGAACCAGGGCGAGTCCAAGACCTTCCAGGACAGCTCCAAGATCAACCTCATCCTCGGTGACGCCGGAGCCATCCAGCTCTACGTCAACGGCAAGAAGATCGAGGACGACTTCCGGCCGGGCGCGGTCGAGCGTCTGACCTACACGAAGGGTGACCCGCAGGTCGGCTGA
- the pgsA gene encoding CDP-diacylglycerol--glycerol-3-phosphate 3-phosphatidyltransferase, translating to MTGVPASAAGGSPSAKGATSAPDASGAPGDGRQVRGGKLPAAAVDQASLWNIANILTMIRLVLVPGFVALMLADGGYDPAMRAWAWAAFAVAMITDIFDGHLARTYNLVTDFGKIADPIADKAIMGAALICLSGLGDLPWWVTVVILGRELGVTLLRFVVIRYGVIPASRGGKLKTLAQGTAVGMYILALTGALATLRFWVMAVAVVLTVVTGLDYVRQAIVLRRQGIAARRAAAEEAAR from the coding sequence ATGACCGGAGTCCCGGCATCCGCGGCGGGCGGCTCCCCCAGCGCCAAAGGCGCGACGAGCGCCCCCGACGCGTCCGGTGCTCCGGGCGACGGCAGGCAGGTACGCGGCGGGAAGCTGCCCGCCGCGGCCGTCGACCAGGCCAGCCTGTGGAACATCGCCAACATCCTGACCATGATCCGGCTCGTCCTCGTGCCCGGCTTCGTGGCCCTGATGCTGGCCGACGGCGGCTACGACCCCGCCATGCGCGCCTGGGCCTGGGCGGCGTTCGCTGTCGCCATGATCACCGACATCTTCGACGGCCACCTGGCACGCACCTACAACCTCGTCACCGACTTCGGGAAGATCGCCGACCCCATCGCCGACAAGGCGATCATGGGCGCGGCGCTCATCTGCCTGTCCGGCCTCGGCGATCTGCCCTGGTGGGTGACCGTCGTCATCCTCGGCCGTGAGCTGGGCGTCACCCTGCTGCGCTTCGTCGTCATCCGTTACGGGGTCATCCCGGCGAGCCGTGGCGGCAAGCTGAAGACGCTGGCCCAGGGCACGGCGGTCGGGATGTACATCCTGGCGCTGACGGGGGCACTGGCCACCCTGAGGTTCTGGGTGATGGCCGTGGCGGTCGTCCTGACCGTGGTCACCGGACTCGACTATGTGAGACAGGCCATCGTGCTGCGCCGGCAGGGAATCGCCGCGCGCCGGGCAGCAGCCGAGGAGGCCGCACGGTGA
- the rimO gene encoding 30S ribosomal protein S12 methylthiotransferase RimO, whose product MPERRTVALVTLGCARNEVDSEELAGRLEADGWHLVEDAEQADVAVVNTCGFVEAAKKDSVDALLEANDLKGHGRTQAVVAVGCMAERYGKELAEALPEADGVLGFDDYADISDRLQTILNGGIHASHTPRDRRKLLPISPAERQTAGEEVALPGHGAPTDLPEGVAPVSGPRAPLRRRLDGSPVASVKLASGCDRRCTFCAIPSFRGSFISRRPSDVLNEARWLAEQGVKEVMLVSENNTSYGKDLGDIRLLETMLPELAEIDGIERVRVSYLQPAEMRPGLIDVLTSTENVAPYFDLSFQHSAPDVLRSMRRFGDTDRFLELLDTIRAKAPQAGVRSNFIVGFPGESEADLAELERFLTGARLDAIGVFGYSDEDGTEAATFENKLDEDVVAERLARVSRLAEELVAQRAEERVGETVHVLVESVDGEDGAYGRAAHQAPETDGQVLFTSGAGLTVGRIVEAKVVGTEGVDLVAEPLIGALACTETEEAAR is encoded by the coding sequence ATGCCTGAACGCCGTACCGTCGCACTCGTCACCCTTGGCTGCGCCCGTAACGAGGTGGACTCGGAGGAGCTCGCAGGCCGCTTGGAGGCGGACGGCTGGCACCTCGTCGAGGACGCCGAGCAAGCGGACGTCGCCGTCGTCAACACCTGTGGCTTCGTCGAAGCCGCCAAGAAGGACTCCGTCGACGCCCTGCTCGAGGCCAACGACCTCAAGGGGCACGGCAGAACCCAGGCCGTCGTGGCGGTGGGCTGCATGGCCGAGCGGTACGGCAAGGAACTCGCCGAAGCCCTCCCCGAGGCCGACGGCGTGCTCGGATTCGACGACTACGCCGACATCTCCGACCGCCTGCAGACCATCCTGAACGGCGGCATCCACGCCTCCCACACCCCGCGCGACCGCCGCAAGCTGCTGCCGATCAGCCCCGCCGAGCGGCAGACCGCGGGCGAGGAAGTGGCCCTTCCCGGCCACGGCGCCCCCACCGACCTGCCCGAGGGCGTCGCCCCGGTCTCCGGCCCCCGCGCGCCCCTGCGCCGCAGGCTGGACGGCTCCCCGGTCGCCTCGGTGAAGCTCGCCTCCGGCTGCGATCGCCGCTGCACCTTCTGCGCCATCCCGTCCTTCCGCGGCTCGTTCATCTCGCGCCGCCCCAGCGACGTCCTGAACGAGGCCCGCTGGCTCGCCGAGCAGGGCGTGAAGGAGGTCATGCTGGTCTCCGAGAACAACACCTCGTACGGCAAGGACCTCGGTGACATCCGTCTCCTGGAGACGATGCTGCCCGAGCTGGCCGAGATCGACGGCATCGAGCGCGTGCGGGTCAGCTACCTCCAGCCCGCCGAGATGCGCCCCGGCCTGATCGACGTCCTCACGTCGACGGAGAACGTCGCGCCCTACTTCGACCTGTCCTTCCAGCACTCCGCGCCCGACGTGCTGCGCTCCATGCGCCGCTTCGGCGACACCGACCGGTTCCTCGAGCTGCTCGACACCATCCGGGCCAAGGCCCCGCAGGCCGGCGTGCGCTCGAACTTCATCGTCGGGTTCCCCGGCGAGAGCGAGGCCGACCTCGCCGAGCTGGAGCGTTTCCTCACGGGCGCCCGCCTCGACGCGATCGGCGTCTTCGGCTACTCGGACGAGGACGGCACCGAGGCGGCGACCTTCGAGAACAAGCTGGACGAGGACGTCGTCGCCGAGCGCCTCGCGCGCGTGTCCCGCCTCGCCGAGGAACTGGTCGCCCAGCGCGCCGAGGAGCGTGTCGGCGAGACGGTCCACGTCCTGGTCGAGTCGGTCGACGGCGAGGACGGAGCGTACGGCCGCGCCGCGCACCAGGCGCCCGAGACGGACGGACAGGTGCTGTTCACGAGCGGCGCGGGTCTGACCGTCGGCCGTATCGTCGAGGCCAAGGTGGTCGGTACGGAAGGTGTCGACCTGGTGGCCGAGCCGCTGATCGGCGCGCTCGCGTGTACGGAGACTGAGGAGGCGGCCAGATGA
- a CDS encoding AraC family ligand binding domain-containing protein, producing MAGSGQERARHWQYAELPGVDLLRARYVEKIFVRHTHENFVIAAIDEGVEVFHHGGVDQYAGPGALALVNPDTPHTGRAGVPEGWRYGAVYPSPDLVAEIAAETTTLRGAPGFTRPVLDDPYAAGLVHQVLRAADEGNALAADTLLRVAVTRLLRRNGGPLPQRAVRTAGGRLAARARAVLEERMAEPPTLERLATDLGTSSFALLRAFRDAYGMPPHTWLTDARVRRARHLLDAGSAPAEAAVAVGFTDQPHLNRHFTRIVGVPPGAYQRERKNVQDGAGHLLVPSDGWQNRQLSRTEPVKKAENPTPPSSATHSESGSPSDCPVSPSG from the coding sequence GTGGCAGGTTCGGGGCAGGAGCGGGCACGGCACTGGCAGTACGCGGAGCTGCCCGGTGTCGATCTCCTGCGCGCCCGCTACGTCGAGAAGATCTTCGTGCGGCACACCCACGAGAACTTCGTGATCGCCGCCATCGACGAGGGCGTCGAGGTCTTCCACCACGGTGGCGTCGACCAGTACGCGGGTCCCGGCGCGCTGGCCCTCGTCAACCCCGACACCCCGCACACCGGACGCGCCGGCGTCCCCGAAGGCTGGCGCTACGGCGCCGTGTACCCCTCCCCGGACCTCGTCGCGGAGATCGCCGCCGAGACCACCACCCTGCGCGGTGCCCCCGGATTCACCCGGCCCGTCCTCGACGATCCCTACGCGGCGGGGCTGGTCCACCAGGTGCTCCGGGCCGCCGACGAGGGCAACGCGCTGGCCGCCGACACCCTGCTGCGGGTCGCCGTGACCCGGCTGCTGCGCCGGAACGGCGGGCCCCTGCCGCAGCGGGCCGTGCGGACCGCGGGCGGCCGTCTCGCGGCACGCGCGCGTGCCGTGCTGGAGGAACGGATGGCCGAGCCGCCGACACTGGAGCGGCTCGCCACCGACCTCGGCACCAGTTCGTTCGCCCTGCTGCGCGCGTTCCGGGACGCCTACGGGATGCCGCCCCACACCTGGCTGACCGACGCCCGGGTGCGCCGCGCACGCCACCTCCTGGACGCCGGTTCCGCGCCCGCCGAGGCGGCCGTCGCCGTCGGCTTCACGGACCAGCCCCACCTCAACCGCCACTTCACCCGGATCGTGGGCGTGCCTCCGGGGGCCTACCAGCGCGAGCGCAAGAACGTACAAGACGGCGCGGGGCACCTCCTCGTACCGTCCGACGGGTGGCAGAACAGACAGCTCTCGCGGACCGAACCAGTGAAGAAGGCGGAAAACCCGACGCCGCCGTCGTCCGCGACGCACTCGGAGTCGGGGTCGCCGTCGGACTGTCCGGTTTCGCCTTCGGGGTGA
- a CDS encoding Fpg/Nei family DNA glycosylase, giving the protein MPEGDTVWQAARRLHGALAGKVLTRSDLRVPQFATADLTGRTVLDVTPRGKHLLTRIEGDLTLHSHLRMDGSWKVFEPGRRWSGGPAHQIRAILGTADRTAVGYRLPVLELLRTTDEDRAVGHLGPDLLGPDWDPDKALHNLFRDPDRALGEALLDQRNLAGIGNVYKSELCFLLGVTPWLPVGALPSGLAAQLPDLAKKLLEFNRDRPARITTGRSDQHLYVYGRAPRPCLRCGTPIRVADQGDGSRERPTYWCPHCQAGPTPPPGGRRAVHQHRTTN; this is encoded by the coding sequence ATGCCTGAAGGAGACACCGTCTGGCAGGCCGCGAGGCGGCTGCATGGGGCCCTCGCGGGCAAGGTGCTGACCCGCTCCGACCTACGCGTGCCGCAGTTCGCCACGGCGGACCTCACCGGTCGCACCGTCCTCGACGTCACGCCGCGCGGCAAGCACCTGCTCACCCGGATCGAGGGCGACCTCACGCTGCACTCGCATCTGCGGATGGACGGCTCCTGGAAGGTGTTCGAGCCGGGCCGGCGCTGGAGCGGCGGACCCGCCCACCAGATCCGCGCGATCCTCGGCACGGCGGACCGCACGGCGGTCGGGTACCGCCTTCCCGTCCTCGAACTGCTCCGGACCACGGACGAGGACCGCGCCGTCGGACATCTCGGCCCCGACCTCCTGGGACCGGACTGGGATCCGGACAAGGCCCTGCACAACCTGTTCCGCGACCCGGACCGCGCCCTCGGCGAAGCCCTCCTCGACCAGCGGAATCTCGCCGGGATCGGCAACGTCTACAAGAGCGAGCTGTGCTTCCTGCTCGGCGTCACCCCCTGGCTCCCCGTCGGCGCCCTGCCCTCGGGCCTGGCCGCCCAGCTGCCCGACCTGGCGAAGAAGCTGCTGGAGTTCAACCGCGACCGCCCGGCCCGCATCACCACGGGCCGCAGCGACCAGCACCTGTACGTGTACGGGCGCGCCCCGCGGCCCTGCCTGCGCTGCGGAACACCGATCCGTGTCGCCGACCAGGGCGACGGATCCCGCGAACGCCCCACCTACTGGTGCCCCCACTGCCAGGCGGGCCCCACGCCACCGCCGGGCGGACGCCGAGCCGTACATCAACACCGAACAACTAATTGA
- a CDS encoding helix-turn-helix domain-containing protein yields the protein MILLRRLLGDVLRRQRQRQGRTLREVSSSARVSLGYLSEVERGQKEASSELLSAICDALDVRMSELMREVSDELALAELAQSAAATEPVPAPVRRPMLNSVSVTGVPPERVTIKAPAEAVDVVAA from the coding sequence ATGATTCTGCTCCGTCGCCTGCTTGGTGACGTGCTGCGTCGGCAGCGCCAGCGCCAGGGCCGTACTCTGCGCGAAGTCTCCTCGTCCGCCCGAGTTTCACTCGGCTATCTCTCCGAGGTGGAGCGGGGGCAGAAGGAGGCATCCTCCGAGCTGCTCTCCGCGATCTGCGACGCGCTGGACGTACGGATGTCCGAGCTCATGCGGGAAGTGAGCGACGAGCTCGCTCTCGCCGAGCTGGCCCAGTCGGCTGCGGCCACCGAACCGGTGCCCGCACCGGTACGTCGCCCGATGCTCAATTCCGTATCGGTGACCGGTGTCCCACCGGAACGGGTCACGATCAAGGCGCCTGCCGAGGCGGTCGACGTCGTCGCCGCCTGA